The DNA region TCCCAAGTGATGTTGCCTATTCTCACATGTTGATGTTTACCATTTATAATTCAGTATGTTATCCTTCGAAATAGGCTACAATATTAGACAAATTATACAATCATTACTTACAGTGTGATATTTGTCCTCCAGTAAATGAAAAAAATGGCACTGCAGTGATGGCTTCTTAAACAGTAGCAGCCAATTAATTTGATATTGTGCACATCAAGGTGAAACCTCAAACCATCTTGGAAAATGCAGATAAAAAAACAGTACAATCCAAGGAAAGAAAAGGCATTAATCAAGCAAAAGCATCGCACGCCTTGACATATCCTAGTTATCGCCCGTCTCTGGTGCTCAGCCGATGGTAGGCAACTGTGGAATGGATGCTGATATGAAGATGTGTTGTTGGTCCTCACCGCGAGATGCGCTTTCAAGGGTTGCAGTGCACTCCCACTGGCTCCCTGTTGTAAAAGGGAGAAAGGCAGTGGTCGAGCTCTGTCCGTGGTGCTGTAATTTGCAACTCCGTCCAATCACAACAAAGCTGCACTCAATGAATGGATTTGAGCATGTAGCCCAACTGTTTTAATTAAACAAGAAAAGTAGCCAATAAATAAATACCCACAGTTATGAAAGATTTTTATTTATCAATAACCTACATTTCAGATCACATCTAGGCTGTCAAAATGAGTCGCATAAATCTAAATGTAGGGATAGCCATGATagaattaaaaaataaatgacaTTTTGCAGTATGAAATCTCTTGAGATGCACCATCCTGTTAAGTGTCCAACTTATCATTGTTCAGACCTAGTAAGGGTATATTAATCTCCTTTTCACTTTTTTTTTCTCCATGAACAGACCACTTTGAATTAAATGGTGTAGGCCCAGTGGTGTCTAGAGAAGGGGGTGTACTCCAAAGTTGCCAAAAAATTCTCAAATGGCCCACCCCGCAAAGGAAAGGCGCCCTGTGTGAAAAATCATTTGAGAATAGTGACATACACTCTGAAATGGGTCTTTCACAGTCAGGCCAACCGACGCTGTACTGGGTAAGTGCTAATAGTAGGCCGTGTCAGAAATTCAGTTTTTCCAGATTTGACCAAATTTGATGTTCTAAATCAATAACAATGCTTAAAACAAATACACCAGGAGatcacttttgaggtctgggaaaaatcgaataaatttatatttttgagtgtagttaccctttaattcaaGTGAGCAGGCAACTAGTACTGTTTGTTAGTGGTATTTCTGTAGCACATGAaggagtttgcaaaacaaatggccactggattgatgcaaataatcatgatatcattctgccaggtaggcataggctactttgtagctagttaacatttaattgagaaggtttttgggaaagcctttccatctaccagaagatgGTTAGGCCTATTATTATCATCATAGCAAGGCTATATTTTTCCTGTTGTTTGAAACCTGTACATTTTACTTCATATTATAATGAAGTCacctagtaaaatactacttgagtaaaagtcaaaaagtatttggtttaaaatatacttaagtatcaaaagtaaatgtaattgctaaaaaaaTACTTAAGTGTGAAAAgtaaaataatttcaaattcctttttaatttttatttaatcatttacagtatttaactaggcaagtcaaattcttatctaccaaaaggcaaaagtccTGTGGGGACAGGGGCTAGGattataaatataggacaaaacacatcacgacaacaccacagagagagaataaagaaaacatagcaaggcagcaacacaacatgaccacaacatggtagcagcacaaaacatagtacaaacattattgggcacagacaaccgcACAAagagcaagaaggtagagacaacaatacatcatgtaaaacagccacaactgtcagtaagagtgtccatgattgagtctttgaatgaagagatggagataaaacggtccagtttgagtgtttgttgcagctcgttccagtcgctacctgcagcgaactgaaaagaggagcaacccagggatgtgtgtgctttggggacctttaacagaatgtgactggcagaacgggtgttgtatgtggaggatgagggctgcagtagatatctcagatagggggaagtgaggcctaagagggtttttataaataagcatcaaccagtggggtcttgcgatgggtatacagagatgaccagtttacagaggagtatagagcgcagtgatgtgtcctataagaagcgttggtggcaaatctgatggctgaatggtaaagaatatctagccgcttgagagcacccttacctgccgatctatagaTTATGTCTGCGTAATCTACCATGGGTAGGATGGTcctctgaatcagggttagtttggcagagGGGGTGAAAGAGGtgcgattacaatagaggaaaccaagtctagatttaactttagcctgcagatttgatatgtgctgagagaaggacagtgtatcatctagccatactcccaagtacttatGAGGTGACTATCTCAATCACACCTGTGGggggaggggcattcttcttaccaaaccacttTACCTTTATTTTGTAGGTGTTCAGAAccaggttaagggtagagaaagcttttTGGACACCAAAAAAAGCTTTGCTGTAgagtttaacacaaaatccaggaGGGGCCAGcagactatcatctgcatataaatggatgagagcttcctactgcctgagctatgttgttaaTGTAAATTGAGCATAACATGGGGCTCCGGATccagccttggggtactcccttggtgacagacaGTGGCTGATACAGCAGATTTTcggactttatacactgcactctttgagaggtagttagcaaaccagttcaaagacccctcagagacaccaattttccttagccggcccacacgaatggaatggtctacagtatcaaaagctttggccaagtccataaaaatagcagcacaacattgcttagaatcaagggcaatggcaACATCGTTGAGGACCtataaggttgcagtgacacatccattacctgagcagaaaccagattgcataccagagagaatactatagacatcaagacaGCCAATCAGTtgattgacaagtttttccaacacttgataaacagggcaaaataaaaATAGGCCTATAAAAGTTAGGATCAgtttgatctccccctttaaataaaggatgaaccgtggctgccttccaagtaATGGGAACGTCCCCAAaaaggagagacaggggttcCAAATGGTTGAAGATAGGCttggcagcaaccttaaagaagaaagtgtctaaaccatctgacccagatgttttttggggtcaagtttcaggagctcctttagcacctcagactcagtgactgtctgcagggagaaactttgtagcaggGCAGGGGGAAAAGTGGGAGACGCatcggggatagtcgcattagaaggggtgggagatgaggaaatgttggacgggcagtGAGGCATGGCTgggtcaaataggaatcctgacttaacgaagtggtgattaaagagctcagccatgtgcttcttgtcagtaacaaccacatcaaattaagggacatgggcagctgtgaggaggagggttactctccaggtctttaaccgttttccagaagttcttggggttagacctagagagagagaactactccttaaagtaactaactttggccttcatGATAGCCTGGGTGCacatatttctcatttgcctaaacgggagccagtcagcctgagtatgcgtgtgctgagcctttcgccaaatgcaatgcTTGAAGTGGAGTAACTGTGCAAAATCACGGTCGTACCAGGGGCTGAAACTGTTTTTAATTCTAATTTTATTTGGGTCATgtttaacaataccactgaaaatatcaaaaaaggtCCAAGcttcttcgacagaggggatcaagccaATTCGATACAATttgaggccagttcatgaaggaaggctaaTTCATTAAAGtattttagcaagcgtctatgacaaatcaggacaggtcgtttcactgagcagccattacgaacacaggctgtaaaacagtgatcactaaggtcattacagaaaacaccagatgGATACCTATCAGGATaattgtgaggataacatcgagtGGCCTTATCTGGGTGTtaattaagcaaaccagaaggcacaattttcttgtttttttatttaaggatagccaggggcacactcagacataatttacaaatcaagcatttgtgtttagtgagtccgcaagatgaccagggatgttttcttgataagtgCATTAATTTGACCCTTTTCCTGTCTTGTTagccattcaaaatgtaacgagtacttttgggtgccaggagaaatgtatggagtaaaaagtacattattttctttaggaatgtagtttagtaaaaataaaaattgtcCGAAATATAAAGTACATATaccccccaaaaacgacttaagcagaagtactttacaccactgattgaggcatgtcttaccttgcttcaaagtagcctatagcCCAAATTCCACCATATAAACTTCTATTAGTTTTCTTTCAACTTTCTTTTATTGTCAAgcagacaacatggggatgaagAAGTGAGTGTATAGCGTACCCTCGCTACACAACTGTGTAGGCCCTACACTAAATGCTGATGATCGGGCCTAAGTGAAATTGGCATCACATTCTGCTCCTACAATTTATTTGATTGGGTTGAGTCAGTCAGCACGGCAAAATATAACCGTAATATAACCATATACTGTTTACTATAAATACTGAACTACAAATCCCCAAAACGTATATTTGGCTCCCTCTCCCGTGATGTAGCTGCGTAGTCCTTGACGTATTTCCTTATGGCATTGTTGATTGTTGTAGGCAGGCAGCTTTTGAAtcggtagctggctagctaagatGGCGGCTGCGGCAGTGGTTGAGTTTCAGAGAGCTCAGTCTCTCATTAGCACGGATCGTAACGCCTCTATTGATATTCTGCATTCTATCGGTAAGTAATGGTGGTGGGCATTTAGACGAGAAAGACCCGCATTGTTGTTGTATTTATGTTCGATTTAAGTCACCGCAAAGTCAGTTTTATACACTGACGAGAGCCGGTTTGTGTGCGGTGCTGACTCACTGTAGAATCGTTGGgttgctagctagatagctagcacgGTGGTCGTTGGGATGACTGGCTAGCTATAGTAggccatgatgatctggaacgCCCAGACTGACTGCAAAGACGTTAGCTAGTTATTATGTTGTTTTTATGCAACATGTTTGTAACTAACAGTTATCACAATACAATTCAAAGTCGCTAGAtagctaacgttaggtagctagctagtgttgttggctagctagctagcagcctTGTAATAAAAGCTAGTTTGCCAACTATAGTAACCAgtcagctagctaactagctacctcAATGCACCTGATAATTAAATTAATCTTAGTTAGGTGTGTAATTTTGGTGTAGACAATGTAGCTACTGTTAGACGCTCTAAAATTAGTTACTAAGTTTGCTTGCTTACGTTGCCAAATGACCAGTGAGGTCAAATCTACTGTTCTTCAATAGCTATCGCTAGGTAACTAATTAACTACCAACTTGTTGTTGATAGTTCTGTAGTTAGCTTTGTAGCATGCTATTCCCTGTGTTGTAGTTGTCATCAAATTGCATTAGTCACAGTGCCCCAGGTAGCTGTTGACTTGCAAGCCTAGTAGACAGTAACTAAGACAGACAAGGAACACAGTAGTGTTAGCTAGGACTAGGAGACTGACATTGGCTATGTCTTTTCATACACTGACAATCTGTGCATTATTTTCCTTGTCGAACAGTGAGGAGAGATATCCAGGACAGTGATGAAGAAGCCGTTCGGGTTAAAGAACAAAGCATCTTGGAGCTGGGGTCACTCCTGGCCAAAACAGGACAGGCTGCAGGTGAGCCTCAACACAAACACCATATCTGGTCTATTATCCTGGCTGCTGACCTAGACTAACTTGGGAGTGTGTAATCCATTAGCTGCACAATGATTCACAGTATTGCTTAAATGTTCAGTAGTACCCAATAACAGATTATTTCCAGTTATTAAGCTAACATCACTATTTTGACAGACACAACACAACCTTGGATAGATAGACTTATTTGGTTGACAAGATATGCTTACTGTTGTAATTCATTTAGCCCTAATTTCTGCTGTGGTCATTCCTCTACCCCAGAGTTGGGGGGTCTGCTGAAGTTTGTGCGGCCATTCCTCATCTCCATCAGTAAGGCTAAGGCAGCCCGGCTGGTCCGCTCCCTGCTTGACCTCTTCCTAGACATGGAGGCAGCTACAGGCCAGGAGGTGGAGCTGTGTCTGGAATGCATTGAGTGGGCCAAGGTGGAGAAGAGGACCTTCCTCAGGCAGGCTCTTGAGGTAAGCTGACCCCCTTCACCTAGAAGACGAGCTGTTGTAGACTGACGATTTAGTTTGAAGACCATATGTGATTTAGTCTCTCTCAACATAGTTCCCTACCATCCCCAAAGTGATATCATTCATATTTTTACACTATGATGTGTTTCAATGGCAATCAATGACACAttactcttcccctctccccaggcCCGTCTGATCTCGCTCTATTTTGACACCAAAAGATACCAGGAGGCCTTGGCGCTTGGTGAGTGACAGTTCTATCTGTATGGACTGACATTATTATCCATGCTCCATGAGCTCAGCATCTGTCTGAGCGTGGAGGGCTAAGCATTGGATATGTTCACCCATAGCTGTATCCAACGCTATGTAGCGTGACTTAGTATCCCATTCACCCCCGTCTCCTGGACGCCTTATAATGAGCTGTCAAACAGGTCGAGACTCATGACATTGAGTTGATCTTTAATATTCCACAACACCAAGATTGTGGGCCACACACATGTATACCAAAGATGTGTTAACTAGAAGGCACTTTAGATAAGTGTCCGCTAAATTACTATATGACCATTCTATTATGTTTTTCTGGTGTTCAGGCACCCAGCTGCTCCATGAGCTGAAGAAGATGGATGACAAGGCGCTGCTGGTGGAGGTGCAGCTGCAGGAGAGCAAGACGTACCACGCGCTCAGCAACCTGCCCAAGGCCCGTGCCGCTCTCACCTCAGCCCGCACCACGGCCAACGGCATCTACTGTCCCCCCAAGCTGCAAGCCGCCCTGGACATGATGTCAGGTCAGTCCCAGTGAACGAGCCTCCATCCATAGCCCCCTACAGTTGCTAAGCCATTGAGGAACACTAATGGCAGCTTATGTTGTTATTTTGTCAGAAACAACAAAGTTatacaacagaatagaatacacTCTGAGCTCTTGTTTTGTTCTATCAATAAAATAATCAATGAAGCTGTCAATTCATCAGAAAAATGGCCTATATTCATTGTGTATTAATTTACAAAGGATTTCAATGTCAATACCTTACTCATTTGTAACACCCAGAATTAGTTTATTGACCCAAATTTAAGGAGGTGGTGTGTTGAGGTGGTGAAGTGCCATGCTTCCTCCCTGCAGGGATTGTCCACGCAGCTTCGGAGAAAGACTGGAAGACTGCCTACTCCTACTTCTTTGAGGCCTTTGAGGGCTACGATTCCATTGACCACCCTAAAGCCATTACCGGTCTCAAATACATGCTGCTCTGCAAGATCATGCTCAGCCTGTAAGTGATACTACCTCCTAGCTGTGTCGCAATGATATGAAGCATACAGGTATGGCTTGGGGTAGCGTTGATGTGTTCCGACTTGGTTGACCCTCTGGTGCTGGTCTCTTTCAGACCAGAAGAGGTGCAATCCCTGATCAGCGGTAAACTGGCCCTGCGGCATGCGGGCCGACAGGTAAGAACCCACCATTTGCCTGTGTGGAGGTGGTTTTTCCTCAACTTGCATTGTGTAACAAGTTTAAATTGGTTGGTACCTGGCTGACCGTAGTCTCTACCTCCCTTTGCAGACAGATGCACTGAAATGTGTTGCTCAAGCCAGCAAGAACAGATCATTAGCAGACTTTGAAAAGGTAACAACTCTCTTTTGCCCTCATTGTTGgtgcaatgttttttttgtgtgtctgtctgaggacTTCTATTGTGACAGGCCCATTTGTATCCTCCCTTGTCtcaccttccctctcctccccactaagcctctttcttttctccctctttctttccgctctttctttcctctccgtctcctcctatttcccccccctccatctctaGGCCCTTACAGAATACAAAGCCGAGTTGAGAGACGACCCCATCATCAGAACCCACCTGGCCACACTGTATGACAACCTGCTGGAAGGGAACCTTATCCGTGTCATCGAACCCTTCTCCAGAGTACAGGTATGTGCATCCGGGGATGGTAAATATGGCTTGATGTTGGATTTCTAACTAACCACTCGTATCATAATCCTTTATGGTGTTTCTCCTTTCCAGATTGAACACATATCAGGTCTCATCAAACTGTCAAAGGTATAGCTGTTTCTGCTTTGCTACCTTTAATTTCTTTGGTATTTGAGAAGGGGGAAAATCGGCAAGCATTTAGTCCTGTGTTATAATAGTCACACATCTTATGAATCCTATATGCCTTGATGTATTGTCAGTAATCGGTGGATATgtgttgttttttcccccctcaggcGGATGTCGAGAGGAAATTGTCACAGATGATCCTGGACAAGAAGTTTCATGGTAAATCAATTCTCTACTTGCTTGATACATGTCTGGTATAAACTACTGTATCACACCTCTACTTGTATTCTGTTCAGTGAAATGTTTAGTCTAAATTGCCTTTATGACTCATTATAGGGATCCTGGACCAAGGTGAGGGTGTCTTGATCATATTTGATGAGCCACCAGTTGACAAGACTTATGGAGCGGCCTTGGAAACTATTCAGAACATGAGCAAAGTTGTGGACTCGCTTTACAACAAAGCGAAGAAGCTAACATAGGTGGGGCTCTTCAAGAGCGACACATGCACACTTGCCACATGTTCTGTCAGATTGCATAATTCACTGCATCCTTCCAAACAGGAAAGGATGACTTTTCAAACCACTGTGCTTACTGTAGATCTTGTGTATTTTTCGTCCTCAGAACAAATGGCGGGACCACAGCAGCACAGcggcgggtgtgtgtgtgaccagagtGTGTAACGTTTTAAGAAGGGGACATGGGAGAGCGACCAAAAAAGTCAACAGGATTCCCGGTTCCCCCTCAACGGACAATTCCATCACCCCTCTAATTcgcattattttattttttgatgTTCTTTCAGGATTCTGTTAAAATCTCATCGGCCACAGCAGGCCATCAGGGAATATTGTACAACCACAATAAAAGTTTAAGAAAGAGAAATACATGTTTATCTCCTGTAGAATAAAGATTGGGCTTACAAAGCCTACAGCTGACTCCGTTGCCACAGGAAAAGGTGCAATATCGAGCGCCACCAACACTGCTTCTTTTACAGGCCCGGGACAAGGCGTTTGGTCAAGGTGGTCTCTTCATTTCTCTCTGTTCATATCTTTCTGAAGCAGATGGGGTTTTAGCTAGTTGAAGGTAGGTTAGAAAACATTGGGATAGCCCAGCTGTTAAATTTGCATGTTGACATTTCTCttgagtcttgtcctggaggaAGAACTGCAATTTCCCCTTAGACGCGCCAGCTGAAAAGTCAAAAGGGGCTATACTGTAGGTATTCATGAAAACAAATGAGCTTTTTGGTCATAATTTAAGGttatgcattagggttagcatTGTGGTTAGGTTTAAAGTGATTTTtttgtgccagctagtgaccactccgCAGAGCTACCTCCAGAACAAGATTTGTGATGACAAATGCTAACCTGTGTTAAATTTAGTAAAACTAGCTCCCTCTAAATCTTGCTGTGCTCATCATATTCATGCCAAGAGTCAGTCAATTCCCCTTCATGATATTTCAAATGGTTGTCAACATCACTTTATTTGGGTTGGGTTTTGTTTTTAACTCAAATAAATCGGACACTTTTGTCCCCTTCATACTGTGAGTACATAGTCCAGAATGGATGCCATTTCACACTACTAGTGCCCTCTTTTGGCCCTCTACTTTGCCTCAACGTTTGGCTACATTTATATAATTTAGGGGTGGAGATGTATTGATTGCTTCTGAGCGTCTGTCTGATCCTGAGTGACCGATTAATCCATTGTTAGATCCTGGTATGCTAATAACCAAACAACAATTTGTATGGTTTagagttttttttttcatttgtcATTTTCAGAAATaaacatttttgtatttttaaggatttctgtctgcctcttggaAAGTATCACTGACCCTGGCAAAGTTTGATTGGGCCAGTTTAGCCCTATGATGTGCTCTTGTGCTAAGGTCATTTGGGTTGGGTGTCCCTTGTTGGACAAGTGACTTGAGTTGATTTGGACGCCAGTGtagaaataaaggtcaaatagaCGAAGGCCTGCGAAGTAAATGTGTGCTGGGACTAGCAGCTTCAACTGGGTGGGGAAGAATGAATCTCTCCAGTTGCTTACTGGGTGGAAGTAAGGAAGAAGGTCAAATCAAAGGGAAGAGCTGTGTAGGAAAAATCCCTGTCAAGTCAACTCTAGGATTGCCATGTTGTGAACTGCAATTGGAGGGTTATGAATACTTTGGCATTGTGTATTGTCTTTTCTCCTGCTGGGCAAATATTCCTGTGTTGGAAAATGGCCTCGTTCCATCAAAGGGCATTAAACCACAATTTCAATGACATCTTTGGATTGTTTTTTACAGAAGGCAATGTAAATATTTTATGAACCTGTTTGTGTAATGAAACGTAGTCATTGAGTTAAAAAAGGAAGGATCTGTATTCTGACATGGTGTTTATGCACTATATAAGACCATTATATTCCGTTTTAGCCCAGTCTTGGTTCAGAGGGTGCATCGTTGCAAAGAGTTCATGATTTCTGCACCAGAGTTCTCCAATATTGTGCCATAAACTGCACTGAACTGACTTTCCCTCATTTTTTGTCAGTGAAGCATTTGAGTTTTTCAGTATGTTAACAAGGAGCAGTCACTAAACATTAGTGGGAGTCCCATTTCAAGAATGTCCACATCTACATTTATCTGTTAGGTAGGTGCCAAATGTGTAAAACCATACATTTTGGCACAAAGTCTGAGGTGAATAGATGTAatgcacagtaccagtcaaaagtttggacacagctactcattgaaaggtttttttttttttttctagattgtagaataatagtgaagacattaaatctatgaaataacacatatggaatcatgtaagcaaaaaagtgttaaacaaatcaaaataaatgtttttttgagattcttcgaacTAGCCAACTTTTGCCTTGATGatggtggcggatggtctcctgagggatctcctcccagacctggactaaagcatccgccaactcctggatagtctgtggtgcaatgtggcgttggtggatggagcgaaacatgatgtcccagatgtgcccaattggattcaggtctggggaacgggccagtccatagcatcaatgccttcctcttgcaggaactgctgacacactccagccatgaggtctagcattgtcttgcattaggaggaacccagggccaaccgcaccagcatatggtctcacaagggatctgaggatctcatctcggtacctaatggcagtcaggctacctctggcaagcacatggagggctgtgcagcccccaaagaaatgccacccatgactgacccaccaccaaaccggtcatgctggaggatgttgcaggcagcagaacgttctccacggcgtctccagacggtcacgtctgtcacatgtgctcagtgtgaacctgctttcatctgtgaagagcacagggcgccagtggcgaatttgccaatcttggtgttctctggcaaatgccaaacgtcctgcacggtgttgtgtggacgttgggccctcataccaccctcaccctttgtttactccatgtgtaactctgtattgtctgttcacactgctatgctttatcttggccaggtcgcagttgcaaatgagaacttgttctcaactagcctacctggttaaataaaggtgaaataaaaaaatggagtctgtttctgaccgtttgagcagacacatgcacatttgtggcctgctggaggtcattttgcagggctctggcagtgctcctcctgctcctccttgcacaaaggcggaggtagcggtcctgctgctgggttgttgccctcctacggcctcctccacgtctcctgatgtactggcctgtctcctggtagtgcctccatgctctggacactatgctgacagacacagcaaaccttcttgccacagctcgcattgatgtgctatcctggatgagctgcactacctgagccacttgtgtgggttgtagac from Oncorhynchus nerka isolate Pitt River linkage group LG16, Oner_Uvic_2.0, whole genome shotgun sequence includes:
- the LOC115143888 gene encoding 26S proteasome non-ATPase regulatory subunit 11B, translated to MAAAAVVEFQRAQSLISTDRNASIDILHSIVRRDIQDSDEEAVRVKEQSILELGSLLAKTGQAAELGGLLKFVRPFLISISKAKAARLVRSLLDLFLDMEAATGQEVELCLECIEWAKVEKRTFLRQALEARLISLYFDTKRYQEALALGTQLLHELKKMDDKALLVEVQLQESKTYHALSNLPKARAALTSARTTANGIYCPPKLQAALDMMSGIVHAASEKDWKTAYSYFFEAFEGYDSIDHPKAITGLKYMLLCKIMLSLPEEVQSLISGKLALRHAGRQTDALKCVAQASKNRSLADFEKALTEYKAELRDDPIIRTHLATLYDNLLEGNLIRVIEPFSRVQIEHISGLIKLSKADVERKLSQMILDKKFHGILDQGEGVLIIFDEPPVDKTYGAALETIQNMSKVVDSLYNKAKKLT